One region of Banduia mediterranea genomic DNA includes:
- a CDS encoding DesA/ISL3 alpha bundle tail domain-containing protein, with translation RYLLLRNRDDLSEAQAQHLDRLLQANQGLQTAYVLKEQLQALWHSPKNVADMCRRLATWCDLAEASGLPSLRR, from the coding sequence CGCGCTACCTGCTGCTGCGCAACCGCGACGACCTGTCCGAAGCCCAGGCCCAGCACCTTGACCGCTTGCTCCAGGCCAATCAGGGCCTGCAGACCGCTTACGTGCTCAAGGAACAGCTTCAGGCCCTCTGGCATTCACCCAAGAACGTCGCTGACATGTGCCGGCGCCTGGCCACTTGGTGCGACCTCGCTGAGGCCAGCGGCTTGCCCTCGTTGCGCCGATT